TAAGCCTTTCCAGAAAAAATCTACAATATGCTGAGCCATTTCCTCAATGGAAGAGAAAATAGCTTGTCCACTTGCATCTCGGTAGTTACCCACGTTTAATAATGATAAAAATAGCTGTGTAACAAACTTACTATCATGGTGAGGAATTTCTCCTTTTTCCATAGCTTCCACTAAAACATGTTGAATAGCTTCATGCATTTTTTCTTCAGATTGTTTCATCTGCTCTTGTTGCTCTTTAGACAGATTAATCTTGGCATCACGCATAAAATTATTTAGGTCAATATCCTCTGTAGCTGAAAGGTGAATTTTAATGAGTTGATATAAGCGTATTTTTAAAGGTTGTTCATTTGCTAATACTTTGGATATATTTTCACTAATACGAACCATCATTACAATCATGCAGTCCGTGTATAAATCTGCTTTTGTAGAATAGTAGTAGTAAATGGTTGCCTTCGTTACATTACAAGCTTTAGCTACATCATCCATCGAGACAATTTTATAGCCATTCTGCAAGAATAATGTAGTTGCGGTTTCTAAAATAACTGACTTTGTAGGTTTTGTGGTTTGATCATGTCGAGGTCTTCCTAGATTTCTTGGTTTTTGTTGCACTTAAATCGCTCCTAAATCCGCCATTTTGTAAATACAGTATAACATATCAATAAAAAGCTTGAATAATTAACTTACCAGTATATATAATTAAATCAATGATGAAAGGAAGGTGTTTTTTGGATGAAAAAAGATCCATTTGAGCTGTGGGGATCACTCGTTAGTGGTAAAAAATCACATTGGATGACATTAATTATTTGGGTATTATTAGTTACTGTTTTGTCTTTTATATGGCCACAGGTAAATAGTATAGAAAATGCATCAACTAATGATTTACCAAAAAGTATGATGTCACAAAAGGCAAATGAACTAATGGATAAAGAATTTTCAGATGGTACGGGCAATCCATTGTTACTTGTTTGGCATCGGAATGGAGCATTGAAGGATGAAGATCTTAAAGCCATTCAACGTATTTATATCAAATTAGAGGATGATCCACTTTCGGCCCAAAAATCAATTCCACCTTTGGGCAAAGTGCCTTTACAATCACTTAAAGCAAGTGTATCAGAAAACGGAACAACCATTGTAACGCCAATATTTTTTGACTCTGATGCTCAAACTGATGTTCTGAAGAAGAATGTTGATGATTTTCAAAAAATAGTGAAGTCAGAATTAGGAAAGAACCCGACTGAAGGAAAATTATCAACAAACGACTTACATTTGCGATTATCTGGACCAGTTGGGATACAACTAGATGCAGTGAATTTGTTTTCGCAAGCAGATGTAAAGTTAATGATTGCTACAGTCTTACTTGTATTGGTTCTTCTTATTTTGTTGTATCGCTCACCATTATTAGCAATAATTCCACTTATTGTTGTAGGGTTTGCATACGGAATTATAAGTCCTGCTTTGGGGTATTTTGCTGAGCAAGGATGGATTAGTAAAGATGCTCAAGCTGTTTCAATCATGACTGTACTACTATTTGGTGCAGGTACAGATTACTGTTTATTTTTAATCTCAAAATATCGTGAAATTTTATTTGAGGTTGAAGATCGTTATAAAGCGATGAAGATAGCTGTAAAGGAATCGGGTGGCGCAATTGCAATGAGTGCTTTAACTGTTGTGATTGGTCTTTTGACGCTTAGCTTAGCACATTACGGTTCGTTCCAGAGATTCTCTGTACCATTTAGCTTTGCAGTTCTTTTAATGGGTATTGCATCATTAACAGTTTTACCAGCATTATTAGTGGTCATTGGTCGAATAGCATTTTATCCATTTATCCCTCGTACCGTAGAGATGGAAAAAGAAAGAGCTGAAAAGAAAGGTAAGCCTTACAAACAACCTAAACCACAACATCGTTTTAGTCGTAGAATTGGTGAAATTGTAACCGTTAAGCCATGGATTGTTATTTTGACAACGTTGATTTTACTGGGAGGCTTAGCGGCAGGAGTTACAAAAATACAATTTACTTTTGACTTGCTATCATCCTTTCCAAAAGATATGGCATCTCGAGAAGGCTTTCAACTGATTTCTGATAACTTTTCTCCAGGTGAATTGGCACCCGTTAAAGTAATTGTCAATACTGATCAAAAAAACATGGATTTACAGAAAAACTTAAAGAATCTTTCGTATGTTGATGAGGTGAAAAAGCCTATTGCTGGGAAACACAGTGAAGAACTTCAATTGTATGAACTGTATTTAGCAGGGAATCCATATTCTTCAAAGGCAATCGAACACATACCGGAATTAAAAAAACAAGTAGTAAAGATTTTAAATAATGCAGGGGTGGAAAATGCTAGTGAACATGTATGGATTGGCGGGGAGACAGCAACTCAATATGATACGAAACGTACAATTGAACGTGACGAATCCATAATCATGCCAACCATGATTGCTATTATCGCCTTATTATTGCTCGTTTACTTGCGTTCGATAACAGCAACTGTATACTTAATCTTTACTGTCGTTTTATCCTATTTTGCGGCACTTGGAGCAGGATGGTTAGTATTACATTATTTCTTTGGTGCGGATGCTATTCAAGGATCTATACCGCTCTATTCTTTCGTATTTTTAGTAGCACTTGGGGAAGATTATAATATCTTTATGGTGTCTGAAATTTGGAAAAAACGAAAAACTCAAGATCATCAATCAGCTGTTTCGGATGGTGTAGTGCATACAAGTAATGTAATTACGTCTGCAGGTCTAATATTGGCTGGTACTTTTGCAGTGTTAGCTACATTACCAATTCAAGTATTAGTACAATTTGGTGTTGTTACAGCAATTGGTGTTCTATTAGATACATTTATTGTACGTCCATTACTTGTACCGGCGTTAACAACTGTTTCTGGTAAATATGCGTTTTGGCCAGGTAAGCTATTTAGAACCAAATAAGTATATTAAAAGCTAAGAAAGTAACCTTTCTTAGCTTTTTATTATAAGACTAAATATACTATGTTATTAAAGCAATATATATCATAATAAAAAGACATGAAAATACTATTTTAAATTAAAAATAATAAAAAAATACTATTTTTCTTAGAAATTTTAAATATTTTAAATTTACTAAAAATTAATATAGACTATATGATATAAATCATTTACAATATGATTTGTAAAAAAGTCTAACGAAATTTTAAAACTAGAGTAAGATTTTATCTATTTATATTTCAGATTATTTTAAATTATCTGAAATATAAAAAAGAATAGGTTGTAAAAGGGGGATTTTATATGAAATCAAATAACAAATTAAAACGGTATGCTTCAGTATTCTTAGCATCATCTTTAGTGGTTGGTGCGTTAGCAGGCTGTGGTAGTAAAGATAACTCATCTTCAGGTAGCTCGGGAAGTGATAGCAAAGAAATCAAAGTGGGTCTGAATCTAGAATTATCTGGTGCTGTAGCTTCCTACGGATCAGGTATCTCTAAGGGTGCAAAACTTGCTATTAACGAAATCAACAAAGCCGGTGGCATTGATGGTAAAAAAATTGTCCCCGTCGAAATTGATAATAAATCAGATGCAGCTGAAGCTACATCTGCAGCAATTAAGTTAGCAACACAAGAAAAGGTTGTAGCACAAATTGGTTCTGCAACATCAGGAGATACAGTAGCTGCTGTACAAATTGCTAATCAGAAGAAAATGCCGATTATCGGACCTTCTGCAACATCTGAAACAGTAACTGTAAACGAAAAAGGTCAATTAAATGATTATGCATTCCGAACATGCTTCATCGATCCATTCCAAGGACAAATTGCAGCAAACTTTGCTTTAAATAATTTGAAAGCAAAAAATGTAGCCATTTTCGCAGATAGTGCAAGTGATTATGCAAAAGGGTTAGCAAAATCATTTAAGAAAACGATTGAGGAAAACGGCGGTAAGGTTGTAGCTGAAGAATCTTATGTAGCAAAGGATACAGATTTCAAATCAACGTTAACACGCTTAAAATCTAAAAAGCCTGATTTTATCTATATTCCAGGTTATTACGAAGAAGTGGGCTTAATTATTAAACAAGCTCGTGCAGCAGGTATTGATGTACCTCTGATGGGAGGAGATGGTTGGGATTCACCAAAAATGGTTGAGTTAGCTGGTAAGGAAGCACTTAACAATACGTATTTTACAAACCACTACTCTGCCGAAGATCCTGATGAGAAAATCCAAAAATTCGTAAAAGCATTTAAAGAAGCGAATGGTGGCCAAGCACCTGATGCATTCAATGCGTTAGGTTATGACACAGTTTACTGGTTAAAAGATGCCATTGAACGTGCAGGTTCAACAGATGGAGAAAAAATTAAAGATGCATTAGCAAGTACAAAAGACTTGTCACTAGTTACAGGTAAATTCTCAGTAGATGACAAACACAACCCGGTGAAAACAGCAACAGTTCTTGAATTTAAAGACGGTAAACAAGTGTTCAACTCTAAAGTTAATCCTTAATGTACTTTAGTTAGACAAAAGGGGGGCACTGACCTCCCTTTTGTCATGATTTTATAAAGCTTTTGAAAAGGAGTGAGATGTATATGGAGTGGTTGCAACAATTAGTTAATGGTATTTCACTCGGCAGTATTTACGCGCTAATTGCTCTTGGATATACAATGGTATACGGCATTATTAAATTGATCAACTTTGCACATGGAGATGTGTTTATGATCGGTGCTTTTATCGGTTTTTTTGCTATATCAAGATGGGGATTTGGATTTTTCCCGGCACTATTTTTAGCAATGGTTGTATGTGCAATAATAGGAGTATTTATTGAGCGTATTGCCTATAAACGTCTACGTAATGCAACGCGTATTGCAGCTTTAATTACTGCAATCGGGGTATCCTTATTAATCGAATATACGACGATTTTCTTCCGTGGTGCACAACCAGAGGCTTATCCAGATGTTATTTCAAATAAATCATTTCATTTTTTAGGTGCTCAAATTAGCATGCAATCGATTATGATTTTGTCTGTATCAATTGCTCTAATGATTATTCTACAATTCGTAGTACATAAAACAAAGATAGGTAAAGCGATGCGTGCAGTATCATATGACGTAGAAGCAGCCCGCCTAATGGGCATTAATGTTGATAATACCATCTCTGTAACATTTGCAATTGGTTCTGCTTTAGCAGGTGCTGCCGGTGTTATTTTCGGTGTTTACTATACAAAAATTGATCCTTTAATGGGGATTATCCCAGGGGTTAAGGCATTCGTTGCTGCAGTTCTTGGTGGTATAGGTATTATTCCGGGTGCTATGGCTGGTGGTATGGTACTTGGGGTAGTCGAAACAGTTGTGAGTGCATTAGGCTTCTCGTTGTGGCGTGATGCTGCAGCATTCGTTATTTTAATCTTGATTTTAATCTTTAGACCGTCGGGTATCTTTGGTAAAAACACCCGTGAGAAAGTGTAGGTGAGTGGTACTTATGAAAAAGTCTAAAGTATTTTGGATCTATGTAGCTATAGCTCTTGTTTTCTACGCTGTTGTACAGTTTTTGATTTCTAGTGAACAGTTGGATATGTATTATTCAAATTTATTTATCACAATTGCCATCAATATAATATTGGCGGTTAGCTTACATTTAGTGATTGGTATTACAGGGCAGTTCTCCATTGGCCATGCTGGTTTTTTAGCAGTAGGTGCTTATGTTTCAGCTATTTTTACAACCAATTTAGGCTGGCCATTCCCAGTAGGATTATTAATCGGAGCTATTGTAGCGGCGCTTGCCGGTTTAATTGTAGGTATTCCTACACTCCGTTTAAAAGGGGATTATTTAGCAATTGCAACACTAGGATTTGCAGAAATTATCCGCATTATATTCTTGAACATTGACTATGTAGGCGGAGCAGCTGGTATGCAAGTCAATTATATGACAACTTGGACTTATGCATTCTTTGCTGTTCTCATCACCATTATTGTCATTTCAAATTTTACGAACTCACGTCATGGGCGTGCATGTATTGCTGTACGAGAAGATGAAATTGCTGCAGATGCAATGGGGATTAATACTACTTATTATAAAGTATTAGCTTTTGCTATTGGCTCATTTTTTGCTGGACTTGCTGGAGGATTATTCTCTCATAATTTCTTTATTATTCAGCCATCACAATTTGGCTTCTTAAAGTCGTTTGATATTTTAATTTATGTAGTGCTAGGTGGTTTAGGAAGTTTATCTGGATCTATTATAGCGGCAATATTCCTTACTGTTATTTCATTGTACTTACAAGATTTCCCTGAAACTCGAATGATTATCTACAGTTTAGTATTAATCATCGTTATGCTTTATCGTCCATCAGGTTTAATGGGTACAAAAGAAATTACGGATATCT
This window of the Rummeliibacillus pycnus genome carries:
- a CDS encoding TetR/AcrR family transcriptional regulator, with amino-acid sequence MQQKPRNLGRPRHDQTTKPTKSVILETATTLFLQNGYKIVSMDDVAKACNVTKATIYYYYSTKADLYTDCMIVMMVRISENISKVLANEQPLKIRLYQLIKIHLSATEDIDLNNFMRDAKINLSKEQQEQMKQSEEKMHEAIQHVLVEAMEKGEIPHHDSKFVTQLFLSLLNVGNYRDASGQAIFSSIEEMAQHIVDFFWKGLGIS
- a CDS encoding MMPL family transporter, whose translation is MKKDPFELWGSLVSGKKSHWMTLIIWVLLVTVLSFIWPQVNSIENASTNDLPKSMMSQKANELMDKEFSDGTGNPLLLVWHRNGALKDEDLKAIQRIYIKLEDDPLSAQKSIPPLGKVPLQSLKASVSENGTTIVTPIFFDSDAQTDVLKKNVDDFQKIVKSELGKNPTEGKLSTNDLHLRLSGPVGIQLDAVNLFSQADVKLMIATVLLVLVLLILLYRSPLLAIIPLIVVGFAYGIISPALGYFAEQGWISKDAQAVSIMTVLLFGAGTDYCLFLISKYREILFEVEDRYKAMKIAVKESGGAIAMSALTVVIGLLTLSLAHYGSFQRFSVPFSFAVLLMGIASLTVLPALLVVIGRIAFYPFIPRTVEMEKERAEKKGKPYKQPKPQHRFSRRIGEIVTVKPWIVILTTLILLGGLAAGVTKIQFTFDLLSSFPKDMASREGFQLISDNFSPGELAPVKVIVNTDQKNMDLQKNLKNLSYVDEVKKPIAGKHSEELQLYELYLAGNPYSSKAIEHIPELKKQVVKILNNAGVENASEHVWIGGETATQYDTKRTIERDESIIMPTMIAIIALLLLVYLRSITATVYLIFTVVLSYFAALGAGWLVLHYFFGADAIQGSIPLYSFVFLVALGEDYNIFMVSEIWKKRKTQDHQSAVSDGVVHTSNVITSAGLILAGTFAVLATLPIQVLVQFGVVTAIGVLLDTFIVRPLLVPALTTVSGKYAFWPGKLFRTK
- a CDS encoding ABC transporter substrate-binding protein, whose amino-acid sequence is MKSNNKLKRYASVFLASSLVVGALAGCGSKDNSSSGSSGSDSKEIKVGLNLELSGAVASYGSGISKGAKLAINEINKAGGIDGKKIVPVEIDNKSDAAEATSAAIKLATQEKVVAQIGSATSGDTVAAVQIANQKKMPIIGPSATSETVTVNEKGQLNDYAFRTCFIDPFQGQIAANFALNNLKAKNVAIFADSASDYAKGLAKSFKKTIEENGGKVVAEESYVAKDTDFKSTLTRLKSKKPDFIYIPGYYEEVGLIIKQARAAGIDVPLMGGDGWDSPKMVELAGKEALNNTYFTNHYSAEDPDEKIQKFVKAFKEANGGQAPDAFNALGYDTVYWLKDAIERAGSTDGEKIKDALASTKDLSLVTGKFSVDDKHNPVKTATVLEFKDGKQVFNSKVNP
- a CDS encoding branched-chain amino acid ABC transporter permease, with the translated sequence MEWLQQLVNGISLGSIYALIALGYTMVYGIIKLINFAHGDVFMIGAFIGFFAISRWGFGFFPALFLAMVVCAIIGVFIERIAYKRLRNATRIAALITAIGVSLLIEYTTIFFRGAQPEAYPDVISNKSFHFLGAQISMQSIMILSVSIALMIILQFVVHKTKIGKAMRAVSYDVEAARLMGINVDNTISVTFAIGSALAGAAGVIFGVYYTKIDPLMGIIPGVKAFVAAVLGGIGIIPGAMAGGMVLGVVETVVSALGFSLWRDAAAFVILILILIFRPSGIFGKNTREKV
- a CDS encoding branched-chain amino acid ABC transporter permease, yielding MKKSKVFWIYVAIALVFYAVVQFLISSEQLDMYYSNLFITIAINIILAVSLHLVIGITGQFSIGHAGFLAVGAYVSAIFTTNLGWPFPVGLLIGAIVAALAGLIVGIPTLRLKGDYLAIATLGFAEIIRIIFLNIDYVGGAAGMQVNYMTTWTYAFFAVLITIIVISNFTNSRHGRACIAVREDEIAADAMGINTTYYKVLAFAIGSFFAGLAGGLFSHNFFIIQPSQFGFLKSFDILIYVVLGGLGSLSGSIIAAIFLTVISLYLQDFPETRMIIYSLVLIIVMLYRPSGLMGTKEITDIFKFGNKSKGGNVNE